DNA sequence from the Centroberyx gerrardi isolate f3 chromosome 22, fCenGer3.hap1.cur.20231027, whole genome shotgun sequence genome:
TGGCTGGCTAAATGGTAAAAGCATACAGCTCTACCTGTTCTAAAATTCTTTCTtaaacatatattttttaatgtagGCCAATTTATTATTGGTACAGTAGAGATGCTTAAAAAGTAGGACCTATAGACAGAAGTATTTTGCCCATGTCTCAATTGACTGTAACTCAAAATTAAGGCATGACTTACTCAGATGTTtacaaatgcaaataaatgacTTCTGACATTTATGACATTTCATAATATCCATTTATTTTCTAATTAAAAGTAATTGTTTTTTGACTACCCAGATATCTACTAACTGTAAAAACACTTTTGGAAAACTCCAATCATATAAAGCCTAATAGTAAGTAATAATCAGATTGATCTTTGGCAGGTCTTCATGCTGCTATCCTCTTTTTGCCTCTCTTGTATCCCTATGTTGAGCCTGATAATTGTACATGAAGTAACGTCTGTCAGGTCATGCCCATCCTGACACCATTTTGAGAGTGACAGCTGAACGGGAGCATGCTCAGATGATgacagaggggtgtgtgtgtgtgtttgtgtgtgtgtgtgtgtgtgtgtgtgtgtgtgtgtgtgtgtgggggggggggtgtccaAAAATAGCTGTGGCCAATCACAGTTTGCTCAGCACTGAATATAGCCACAAATGGAAGTGGGGGCTGAGGTCAGTTTTGTAACTTCCTCATTAGTTAAAAGCCCAATCGTTAATCACTAAGTAGACAAAACTGTTGCCACAGAAAACCAACATGGAATGGAATTTTTTGAATGATGAGCTTTTTACACTGCAGATAACAGTATCAGGAAAAAAAGGTTTTGGCCATTGGAGCAAAGCCAACCCATAGGCTATTTTGAGCTAGGATAGATACAGGAAGTTGCAAAAACCTCTGCAAGTCAAAGTCTTCCAGAATCTCTGTGCACATACCCAAAATTGATCAACTCAAAGATAACTCGGACTGAGCCTTTCATTGCAGAAAATGGGGCAGGGTAGCCGAAACCTAGGCAGTGCTCAAGGGCAGCCTCACCCAGGCAGACTGATACAGAGCGTTAGCATGTCAACAGAGGGGGCTTATCCTaaatctccatggcaacgcagCTCCCATCACGCTTTGCGGTTACATCAAGTGGGATGACATTTGAAAACAATACCATCCTCCTTTGTTCTCTAATtgcccttttgttttgttttttggttgcTTCACTGCTATGCCTCAGTTCAACTGCAACGTCCTCATTGTTTCCATTCCACTGCCCCAATATTGTTTTTTCAGCATTTATCTCCCCCTGTGTCACTGGTGTAGCCCATACCCTAGACTGAGATTAAAATGGATTAGTCGGGGATTATGTCATAAAttaaaaggagggaggggtgcaCTGTATGGGTGCAGGGGGAACCCATTGTGTCATTTTCTTCGTGCCATCACATTGTGGCATTGTGTCCAGTGGGTGAACCTTCTTGTAGCTGCAAGCTGCACaaactctctgtgtctcagacGTAGCGTGGGttcatctctgtgtctgtgtccatgtacacgtgtgtgtgtgtgtgttaagtgtgtgttgctgtgcgtGCCAGGTCCTGCTATGGTGAGGTGTGTCAGCTATGACGGATGTGGAGGCGACCTATGAGGACTTCATCGCCTCCCGACGGTCTGGCCGCAGGAACGCTATCCACGAACTCCCAGCAGCCCCCGGAGTGCAGGAACCCACTGACCTGTCGCAGGGTCTGGCTCAGCTCAACATCAACACGTCAGGTGAGAAACGACATGATCATGAAGATcaacaatgaatgaatcaataaatagataaatgcaataacaaataaagcattaaaagaatgaatgcatgaatgaatcaatgaatcaatgaataaataaataaatgcaataacaaaggaataaatcaatcaataaataataataatgaattaataaatggtcaaataaatgtgggaatatttatagaaatcagtaaattaatgaatcaataaatgaataaataacattttcattcattcattcattcattcattcattcattcattcatttcttgcTGAAAATTTGATTTCCATTTCCTCAAGCATATGCTAATGAGCAAGAGAGCAAAGGACAGCAAGGCAAGTGCAATCGATGACTGCACCCTGACATGGATCAGCCAGTGGTGGTCGCTCTCTGCCGGTGGGTAGTACAACAGCCCCAAGTTGTTGCGTTGTAGTTGTGGTAATGGCTGCGTTTGGAAAGCAATGGAAGTTTTTATTAACCCACAGAAGATAATCCACACGTGTGTAGGCTGCCATGTTCCACAAATAGTTAACCATCCACAAATGTGTATTTCATTAGCATATGCTTGAGGAAATGGAAATCAAACGCGTGgcaagaaatgaatgaatgaatgaataataaataaaaatgttaggtattcattcatttattgacttattttttaaatcatgtgTTAATTTATGGATTTCTCTAAATATTCCCAGATTTATTTGACCATTTATcgattcatttatttattgatttatttattcctttatttgttaatgcatttatttatttattgattcattcactcattgATTCCTTAATATGACAGACTTGGCCCTCCA
Encoded proteins:
- the pkia gene encoding cAMP-dependent protein kinase inhibitor alpha — translated: MTDVEATYEDFIASRRSGRRNAIHELPAAPGVQEPTDLSQGLAQLNINTSGDEEDDTEKSQDSPAKEEESQAEGN